A region of Myxococcus stipitatus DSM 14675 DNA encodes the following proteins:
- a CDS encoding cupin domain-containing protein, with protein sequence MTTTRRVEKPWGHELIWAHTERYVGKLLHVKQGHKLSLQYHNQKDETIHVQSGKLLFVVDEGQGLIEREMNPGESYHIKPLTKHRMVAITDCDILEVSTPELDDVVRLEDSYGRTGTSKP encoded by the coding sequence ATGACGACGACGAGGCGGGTGGAGAAGCCCTGGGGCCATGAGCTCATCTGGGCCCACACCGAGCGCTATGTGGGCAAGCTGCTGCACGTGAAGCAGGGCCACAAGCTCAGCCTGCAGTACCACAACCAGAAGGACGAGACGATTCACGTCCAGAGCGGCAAGCTGCTCTTCGTCGTCGACGAGGGACAGGGGCTCATCGAGCGGGAGATGAACCCCGGCGAGAGCTACCACATCAAGCCCCTCACCAAGCACCGCATGGTGGCCATCACCGACTGCGACATCCTCGAGGTCAGCACCCCCGAACTGGACGACGTCGTGCGCCTGGAGGACTCCTACGGCCGCACCGGCACCAGCAAGCCGTAG